The DNA window GGCCAACTGCAAAATCCAGTGCAGGCATTAACACACCAGTTACTTCTGATTTTGCAAGCTTCTCCATCACTTCAACAGGTGTAAAGTTAAGATGATCGACAGAAACCATGTTCATTTCCACCGCTAAGTCCGAACCACCGATGTATGAATACGCATCTGCATGTAATTTTGGTTTCATTCCATATTGTAATGCGGCTTGTAAAATTTGCTTCGATTCTGCTGCTGTATAATAACCTTCATCACACCAAGCATCACAAAACTCTGCAAGTTCACGCTCACCAACTTGTGGAATCATCTCATTAATAATTATGTCAAGGTATTCACTTTTCGACATTCCTTTTGGAAAACCGTGTGCACCTAGAAATGTGTTTAGCACATCTACTGGTGTTTCTTTCCCAAGTCTCCTGCCTACTTCAAGAATTTTAATTTCACTTTCAGTCGTTAAGCCGTATCCACTCTTGCTTTCAATTGTCGTAATTCCGTAATCTAGCATAGACAATAATCTTTTTTTCGATTGTTGAAATAAATCTTCCTCCGATGCATCACGTGTTAATTCAATTGTCCGATTAGGTCCTGTTGTAATGCCAAGCTCTTTCAATTTTTCAGGGTCATTGCCAGTCAATTTTGCCGCATATTCTTCTACACGTGTACCATTAAAGACGAGATGTGTATGGCAATCAACAAACCCAGGTGCAACGACTTTCCCAGTTGCATCGATAATTGTCGAATTCTCTAAAGCAAAATTGTTGCTCACCTCTTCTTCGGAACCAACTCCAACAATTTTGTCATCTTTTATAGCAATCCAAGCATTTTTGATGACTTCAATGCCAGCCATGCCTTCACCTGTACAAGTA is part of the Psychrobacillus sp. FSL H8-0483 genome and encodes:
- the hutI gene encoding imidazolonepropionase, whose protein sequence is MKSKVDLVISNAAEAITCTGEGMAGIEVIKNAWIAIKDDKIVGVGSEEEVSNNFALENSTIIDATGKVVAPGFVDCHTHLVFNGTRVEEYAAKLTGNDPEKLKELGITTGPNRTIELTRDASEEDLFQQSKKRLLSMLDYGITTIESKSGYGLTTESEIKILEVGRRLGKETPVDVLNTFLGAHGFPKGMSKSEYLDIIINEMIPQVGERELAEFCDAWCDEGYYTAAESKQILQAALQYGMKPKLHADAYSYIGGSDLAVEMNMVSVDHLNFTPVEVMEKLAKSEVTGVLMPALDFAVGHKHPFNARKMLDLGMNIALATDLCPACYTESMQFVINLACRLYKFTVEEAIKSATYGGACALNLSDRGVIEVGKLADLQIWDIPTYQHVAYELGTNIVEKVIKDGKIVVSR